Sequence from the Parus major isolate Abel chromosome 1, Parus_major1.1, whole genome shotgun sequence genome:
GACTGACAATTGTCTCACGTGCCAGGCTCAGTGGGATGTGACCAGGaacacagagcccagctggaggccagtcaccagtggtgtgAAACTTGGAGGAGTGGTTGATAGCTGATGGACAAGATAGATGTGCTACTGCTCACAGGGCCTAGAAAGTCTAGAGAAATGGGCACAGAGGAACTTTACTAAGTCCAACAAAGACAAATATCAAGACCTGCACTTGGGGAAGAACATCACGAGGCACCGGTACACACTGGGAGCCACAAAGGCCACAAAGGTCTAAAATTCCTGGTGGACACCAAGCCAGCAATGGACCCTCATAAGCAAAGGTAGCTGATGGCATGCTGGGCTGCACTGGGAAGAGTATCACCAACAGTAGAGGGAGGTGATTCTTCCCCTCTGTTCAGCCCTGGTGAGGTCACATATGGAGCACTCTGTCCAGGACTGGACACCCCAGTACAAGAAAGATACAGGTGTACCAGAAAACACTCCCATAAAGGACCTGAAGGATGATCAAGGGACTgaattcagcctggagaagataCAGTGGAATCTCATCAGGGTATACAAATACCTGATTTCAGGGTAAAGATGGAGCCAGTggtgcccagggacaggagaagAGGCAATGGAAACAAATTTCTATtaaagaaattccatttaaatgtacgataaaaaaaaaaaaagcagcatttatttttactggaagTATGGAGCACGTTTTCAAGTTATGGAATTTCCATCCTTAGAGACTTTAGTAAACCAAGCAGGCACATCCTGGGCAATCTCCTCTAGCTCCCCTGCTTAAGCAGGGGAAATGggctggaatattttttacatatttctctgtaaaatgtTACCCCTGAATTACAGGTTCCTGTTGCCTTCTCCTGTGACATTAGACTGCTAACATTTCAATTCTGTGTTTCCAAAGATGCTTCATCTTGCTTTGAGACTAATGCAACTCTAATTAAGCCTTATTTAAAACCACAGGATATATATCTGCAAccaaagtgcaaaaaaaaattaatccactcatctctctcctttcttaTTTAGTATAGTGCCTAGAAATATTACATTCTCTAAATGAACAATAAATATTGCACAACAGAAGCTAATCAGAATAAAAACCCAATCTTCTCTGCTTTAATTTCCAGATGGTATTAAATTTCTGCAAGCACAGGAAGCCTTAACTAAAAATCATCCAATTTGAAACACAGGCTGTGGATACTATTAGAGGAAGAATATTAAAACTTAAGAAATATTCTGTTCAGTGGTTTACTTTCTTACATAACTTACCCTTTGTCCTTCAAAAAAGTCTGGTCTTTTCTAATTCGTTAAATACAATAGCTTGGGGTAGTTATGTACTGTACTGTATTGTGTTTCTGGTAGGCTTTTTAACCAGAGAATAACTGTATTGTCTATAACTATTGTATGCACTGCCCACAAGTCCACAAACCACATCTGCTTAATTATTCGTCCACTGCCAGCAATGAGGACAATGATTCTTTGATTTGCTGCCAGCAGTTTTGTCTCTTAAGTCAGATCCTGCATGTTCAATTTGTTTAACTTTATCAATACCACTGTAAATTCATCAACTTTCCTGCTAGCAACTGTAAGAGGAATCCAATCCTGATGAAGGGGTGAGCTGTCTTGTCTGAACAGTTTTAAGTAAGAGgttaaaatatctgaaaacaaaagttctcactctcttttcttctgattGTAGCCACAATGCTTCTTTCCTAATGATTCCCATTATAGTTCACTACTTTAAAACCTCATGATTCAAGTAACTGGCCCATAACAGCAGTAAAGTCAAGAAGTCTCTAGGCATGAAGTGTATTTAACCAAAGTTCAAAAACGATACAGGCAACACTTTTTAGTCATTGGAGATAGTTGTAGATCTCTAGAGGGCAATTCTTTCTCATCCTCAGGCAGGCACTAATGGTAGATCAGATGAGTGTCCTGGTTTTTCTGCACTACCAGTACAGTGAGACCAAGGTGGCTGGCTGGTTGTCTCATTTCTAAGGTGGACTGTGCTAAATCTCAATGCAGATTTCTGCTCAACTACTGATCTCTGAAGCAAACAttctctctttgcttttcttccaaatttccACATGTATATCTGCCATCAAAGAGCTAAAACAGCATATGTGtccctgttttcctgggaaCACTGAAGCttatcagttttgtttctgtttggaAATACTTGGGGAAAATTTACATATAATTAAGGCAGAGAACAGAAGTGGTATAGAGTGTCATTTGCTTCACTGTCTTGGATAGAAATACAGCATTAAAATAAGGGCATAAAGAAAAGTAAGTGCTTCCTCCCATCAAGCAATAGTActaattttataaattcttatctttcaccaaaataaaaaagaagaaaaattcaaaaaaatttaaaaagaggcaaaagataaaagaaagtATAAGCAAACAGCattaaatcaaagcaaaatagGCATCAAAAAAAGGGCAGCCGTACATGCCAGCACTTACCATCACAGTCGCAGCTGCCgcagctgcctgggctgccACTGCAGCCTGGTTGGCTTGGTGTTGCGCCGCTTTGATTTTGGCCTGCAAATGTGCAGGAGGGTGAAAATACTTGCATTTCTCCCTCATGCAACGACCTTTTATGTAATCCATACACACGGTTACGGTGTTGTCGTTTGTGTCAATCATTGTGCTGTCTGCCGGATGCGCAAAGCGGCAATCAGTCTCTCCACGCGCGCAGTTCCCCCGCTGGAACTCCCTGCACACCTACGTGCAAAACAACATGTGTTGCAGGGGCACAGCTCGGGGCAACGTGAACAGGGCAAGGAGTGTCCCACGCCCCCAAAAGACAGACCTGCCCCCTTCCCCTGTTCAAGTTTTACAGCAACTTCAATTTAATAAACCCTTCATCTTTTGGTGGGTGAATGGAGTGCACCTATTTTACCCTTATGCTCTTGGATCCTCAGGTAGCTCTCTGGTACTGAATAAACTTAACATGCAACAGAAGCACTCCCAAAtacctttcctttctcctgtttAGAAAGTAGCTGGGAAGGACGATACCTACTCATGTAACTGCTCCTGCAAAAACTAGCTGgaaatcacaaaatattttgtctctgaCTACACCTTGTACTCTTGTTGACTGGTAAGGAAGGAGTTCCTCTTGCTGAAACCCAGGGAAAATAGAGAtccactgtattttttatgGAGTCTACAAACAAAATTGATGGcctacttaaaaataattttcaaaaatggGCAGAATGAACACACTGATTTTCCTAAAAAGAAATGTGCTCTAGACACTGGTGCTTAGGCTTTTGGGAAAAGACATTAATTTCTGCAAGAACCATTTGGCTTCCTTGTGTACTCAGATCACAGATTCCACTGAGTCCAGCCATGCAGTGATCCAGTAACAGCTGGGAGGCTCTGCACATAGCTGGGGGCTTGTCCCTTCAgcactggcagccattccccTAATATCAATCCATAAAGCTATAAAATTCCCTTATTATCAGTGCAGAAAAACCAAAGCAATTattagtgaaataaaaaatgtgcttGTTAGATATTTCATCAAGGGATGCCATTACAGGCACATATACCTGAGATTTCTTGAGATGATgaactttaaataaaatgaaaactcatGTTGATGTCTGTGTATTAAATATAAGCAAAACCATTaccttaaaaataacagtatttaaTTACCACTGGCTGCAAGTGCAGAAATCCTGCCTGGTTACAAGTTTTTTTTATCTGTAGCAACTAAATTTAAGCTTTGCTTCTAAAACAACAATTACACACTCCAGGATCTCTCACACAGCCTAACAGAGCATGTACTTATAGTCACAGTGTAGTCTACAGTACCTCCAGTTTATCAGTCCTGAGGAGTTTCTGGGTAGCAGTTGAACTGGGGACTGAAACCGGTGGACTTCCAGGAACAATGACAGGCGGCGTGGGTAGGATCTCAGTCGGGACTAAGCCAACTCCTGGTGTTACTGGCGTTAGGTAAGGAGCAAAGCTAATAGCCGTGTTCGTTCCTATTGTGGGACCCACTGGAAATGTGggctgaaaaaggaaaacacacaccaagatgaaaaaaaaaaagccccttaATCAGTAGCTTGCTAGTTGTCTTTTGCTTGCTGTTCTTTCTGGCACTGattcattttcttaatgaaaaaaactttaaaCAGCTGGCAAAACACACAACatcctcttttcttttaatcatGTAACACATTCCATCAGCACAAGAAGAACCACCTTTGTAACTCTATTATTGCAAAAGAGTCTGCTGATGCAAAGGAAGTCCTACTTTGAACCTGAATCTGTGTGGAGGTCCAGTTTACATTGCAGACTTATTTACACATCTAAATGTAGAAATAACACAGActttattgctttttctcaATACctgttttccttgggaaaaaaaggctgtttttcAAAGTATTCAGATTTCATAGCTAAAGCATTATTAACTATATTAAAGCCATATTTCTAATAAGAGTACATATAATGAGCTCTTTGGCATATAACTTCCAGTATGTTTGCATACTGTATTTTGCCACTTCCTGCAATTATATGTTACTATGTCTCATACACTGAAAAAACTCACCTTCACAAACGTTTGTATGCTCAGCTGTCACCAGTGGCAAGcagaataaatattataatCTCAGCTGGACACAATATTTAGAAAGGGATTATTCAGGCTTAGATTAGTCCATCATATGAAAAACTTTGATTGAAGGGAATGATACGGGTctaaaaatcttgttttgttCCTTCCTACAGTGAGTCAGTGAAGTCATGACCAGAAGAAAGAGCGTTTGTATGATGCTAAAACAGCCATGATGAGGCAGAATAGGGGGTTTGTTACCACCAGCTCCACAGGGGGTAGAGGAAGAACATTACCATGGTCAGCCCATGCTCAGACCTGGAAAGTGCTTTAGTTCTGCAGAGCTGAGTACCCCAGAGAGCAAAGCTGTAATTGTAAATTAGGAAAAACTATGCGGAAAAACAGGACACATCTCCGATTAGCTTTGTCAGAAATTAGGTTCCCAAATAAGCCAGCAGCTCGGAACACAACAGCACAACACTAAGATTTCAAAACACTTTAACAAAGGGAGAAGTGTCTTTCTCATTAAGGTGGCCTGCATGACATAAAGTAGGTAGAAAATACACATGAGAAAACACAGGAGCTAGAAGGcagtttttttagtttttgtttgtgtttggttttctttagatttttttgtctttagaaCCAATTACTAAATTATAAATGGATGTGACTTAGTACCAATAAGATGCACTGAGCATAGAGATTAATCAGGATAACCAAGTATACAGAAATGGCATCTAAGTGCCCTTAGAAGTGTACTATGCTGTGTTTTAATCAATGATCAAATCTTCTTGAAATCAAGCAATCCAGTTTATATGTCAAACATGAGCTAAATTCTGAAGAGCATAACAATGAACATTTATATGAAACAATGGTTTGACTATGTTGAAGACAGTAAGTGTtatgtgaaatataaataacaGCTTTATGTCatatataattttaagaataaatcaTCAAATAACTTCTGtgaaattttcttccattttttatcCATTTGGTCAAGGCTGAGTCATCTTAATCTGGCAATTTATGTGAGACAGACCTGGCATTTTTATCACAGCAATCAGTACAAAAGACATTACGTCAAAGAAGTTGTAAAGTTCAAATGATGAAatggacaaaaagaaaaaagtataattttgcCACTTCAATTTTTCTCATAATATTAAGCGGTGGAATCTATTACTTTATCAAAACTTTTTCTGATGAAAACTTGAGCAGTAAATCCCCAAGAAATATCAAGACGCATTTGGAGGCCAACATCACCAGATATAATTTGATGAACATGTACCAGAAATTCTGTGAGTCCTGACACTCAATTCCCAATTCCACCTGACAGCAGATGTTTCAAGTATAAAAAGGCATTATTGAAAAAGGCATCTGGGGTGAGCTTCCAGTGACCAAATGCAGATGTCTTTTCTGAGATACCTACACTCGACTTCTGTGGTAGCCCACGGAAAGACAAAGGCACTTTGAAAACTAAATCATCTAATCCAAATGCTGATGTCTGGAACAAGCCAAACAAATAGTAATTAGGAGTGCCTATGTCTTCTGATAAACTAAAAATGGACCTTGGAAACTCACTGCACAAGTTGATGCCAACCTCCAGATGCCTCAggttagagaaaaaaatcccaccccagTGGGATGCTTTACACTAGGAATTTAGATTGAAAAAACATCATTAGCAGCCATGTGTGGAAAGTTTAATTCAGATTACCTGCCAAACCATGCTTTGGAAGCATGCTACATTAAGGAGCCCAACTGCAAGGGCTGCCCAGAGCAACTGCATTTCCAAAGATACTATTCATGCATGCCAGACTCCAGTTCCATATCACCTCCTGGATATAAAGTGTCCCAGGCACTGTATGCATCACCTCGAGACAAAACACTGAGTTTGTGAAGTGCATGCACCACCAATTCTCTGTCCTATCCTTGGTCATTTCAGACTTCAACAGAGTAAAAAAATGCTACCCATTAACCTTTGTTTCTGGTACTGggattaaataatatttaaagcCATTGAAACCCATAGACTCCTGAGAAACTTTCTGCTCCTACTCAATTTACTTACTagcaaattattattattattattatacaaATTTTCACCTCCAGAAGGATTACAGGTAAAAATCTTTGAAACATGACATGAAATGCATTAAGGGGcgggaaaaagaggaaaaagatgcAAATTATTAtgggataaaagaaaaataaatcaagtcCACAGCAACACTCCATTACATCTTGAAATGCAAATAGAAAGGAGCATATCTCTAGAATCTTGCCCACTCCTTAAGTAAACAGACAAGGACTATTTTTATTGATACTATTTAGAGAATTTTTGCAGGTCAATAGAGTCTACACCTTTACTTACCATTAAGACCATCAGAGAAACATACTTACCACTGGCTGTAGTGGTGTCCCAGGAAACATGAACTGCATTTGCTGGGCAAGCattgctgctgcagttttttGTTGAATTAAGTTGTTCCTGCCATTGATTTCCAGTTGAGTTTTTAAATGTGTTGGTGGATGAAGGTACTTGCAGTTCTCCCTTGTACAACGACCCTGGAAAAAGAAGTCACACTAATCAGTTGGCTGCTTTTGATGATATTTTAATGCCTTCGTGCAAAATACTACATCATAAACTAATCAAGAAATAATGAAACACAAGGTGTTTCCTGGGAACTATGTAGagggctgtgaggagctgaTGGCCTTGAGCTCTGCCTCAGCCCACCACCTCTCATTAAGGCCATtagccacagaaaaaaaaaaaaaagagaaaggctgTGAATCAGCATTTTCATTGTTAAGTACAGATCACTATTATACAATTAATAATCTTGGAACTGTCCAGACTGGCTGAACTGCCTCTCATGACATCCTGGCTAGAGTATCTGGTGTTATCATAACATAgaagttttttattaaattacatcTCATGATGAATAACAAATTGAAACcttctttaagaaaaatgcagcttttaagtatatcatattaaaaacaattgtGTGATCGTGGCAGTGAGGATCTAGACTTGCCACACTCTGCTTGTGTTCTCTCATACATTCATCCCTATTCCAGTTCACTGCCTTCCAGCCTCCTATTTTTATTACATCAGCACAACTTTGAACTATTTCCATTCAAGTATAAAAGAACAGAAGTAAAGGTGGTACTTTTACAACCTAAATTTAGAAGCAGTGCATGGATCTAAATCTGAAGGtacacagcaaaaggaaagctCCAATCAACATGAAAGCAGGAGTTTTTAGACAGTTATAGATAGTaagagacaataaaaatataggTGGGCTGTCATCTTGAGGAGGCTTGAGTTAGAGATGGAGGTACAAGCTGACCCCAAACAGAGGAAGAGTGGCACTGATATATATTCCCCCAGAAAGGAAGTTGCAGGGTGCACCAGGAGgttgtgcagctgcagggcaggactTGCTGAGATCAGAAGCTCCTTGACACGGCTCACAAACAAACATAGAATTTTAAGAGCTGTGACTAGAGGGCCTAAAGCATTAGTCAAATTGCATTGGATACACTCAGCTTGTGTAAGTTGTTTCCAAATTGAGATGTTTTTAAGATGTGTTTTGTAAACTTCCCATTTACCATATCAGGGCTTCACTATTTGTACACAAGCAGGAAGATCCTTCTAGAGTCAAGAAAACATCCAGATCCCTATGCAGGAATATCACACAGTACAAACATACACTGACTTTGtgtatgcacacacatacactgCTACAAAACTTTCAACAGTCTTCAAATGTCCCAAAACTAGTGTTATTGCTATGCTTTTGACTGAGATGCCAAAACAGTGTGGATTCTGCATCTAATTTGCTACAAGGATGTCATAAACTAGCTGTTCAGGGGTGAGTTAAACATGTTCAGGAAGTTTCTCCTGTGTAGAGGCTGATGGGAATGCAAACAGCTATTTCCACACTATTAAACTATTGAGAACAGGCCTTTCCTGAActgcctctggctgctgctgagagtATGCTAAAcagacaaagacagaaaatgcaagaaaactaaaaatttaagaaaaagtagTGGTCTCAACACTCAGGAACAATGGTTTCAG
This genomic interval carries:
- the MBNL2 gene encoding muscleblind-like protein 2 isoform X6 gives rise to the protein MALNVAPVRDTKWLTLEVCRQFQRGTCSRSDEECKFAHPPKSCQVENGRVIACFDSLKGRCTRENCKYLHPPTHLKTQLEINGRNNLIQQKTAAAMLAQQMQFMFPGTPLQPVPTFPVGPTIGTNTAISFAPYLTPVTPGVGLVPTEILPTPPVIVPGSPPVSVPSSTATQKLLRTDKLEVCREFQRGNCARGETDCRFAHPADSTMIDTNDNTVTVCMDYIKGRCMREKCKYFHPPAHLQAKIKAAQHQANQAAVAAQAAAAAATVMAFPPGVLHPLPKRQALEKSNGASAVFNPSVLHYQQALANAQLQQHAAFIPTGSVLCMTPATSIVPMMHNATAATVSAATTPATSVPFAATATANQIILK
- the MBNL2 gene encoding muscleblind-like protein 2 isoform X5, producing MALNVAPVRDTKWLTLEVCRQFQRGTCSRSDEECKFAHPPKSCQVENGRVIACFDSLKGRCTRENCKYLHPPTHLKTQLEINGRNNLIQQKTAAAMLAQQMQFMFPGTPLQPVPTFPVGPTIGTNTAISFAPYLTPVTPGVGLVPTEILPTPPVIVPGSPPVSVPSSTATQKLLRTDKLEVCREFQRGNCARGETDCRFAHPADSTMIDTNDNTVTVCMDYIKGRCMREKCKYFHPPAHLQAKIKAAQHQANQAAVAAQAAAAAATVMAFPPGVLHPLPKRQALEKSNGASAVFNPSVLHYQQALANAQLQQHAAFIPTGSVLCMTPATSIDNPEIAGRSGTECHEASLRTAKHGYCTYYPVSSSLELPQTAC
- the MBNL2 gene encoding muscleblind-like protein 2 isoform X7 produces the protein MALNVAPVRDTKWLTLEVCRQFQRGTCSRSDEECKFAHPPKSCQVENGRVIACFDSLKGRCTRENCKYLHPPTHLKTQLEINGRNNLIQQKTAAAMLAQQMQFMFPGTPLQPVPTFPVGPTIGTNTAISFAPYLTPVTPGVGLVPTEILPTPPVIVPGSPPVSVPSSTATQKLLRTDKLEVCREFQRGNCARGETDCRFAHPADSTMIDTNDNTVTVCMDYIKGRCMREKCKYFHPPAHLQAKIKAAQHQANQAAVAAQAAAAAATVMAFPPGVLHPLPKRQALEKSNGASAVFNPSVLHYQQALANAQLQQHAAFIPTDNPEIAGRSGTECHEASLRTAKHGYCTYYPVSSSLELPQTAC
- the MBNL2 gene encoding muscleblind-like protein 2 isoform X1, which produces MALNVAPVRDTKWLTLEVCRQFQRGTCSRSDEECKFAHPPKSCQVENGRVIACFDSLKGRCTRENCKYLHPPTHLKTQLEINGRNNLIQQKTAAAMLAQQMQFMFPGTPLQPVPTFPVGPTIGTNTAISFAPYLTPVTPGVGLVPTEILPTPPVIVPGSPPVSVPSSTATQKLLRTDKLEVCREFQRGNCARGETDCRFAHPADSTMIDTNDNTVTVCMDYIKGRCMREKCKYFHPPAHLQAKIKAAQHQANQAAVAAQAAAAAATVMTQSTAKAMKRPLEATVDLAFPPGVLHPLPKRQALEKSNGASAVFNPSVLHYQQALANAQLQQHAAFIPTGSVLCMTPATSIDNPEIAGRSGTECHEASLRTAKHGYCTYYPVSSSLELPQTAC
- the MBNL2 gene encoding muscleblind-like protein 2 isoform X4 codes for the protein MALNVAPVRDTKWLTLEVCRQFQRGTCSRSDEECKFAHPPKSCQVENGRVIACFDSLKGRCTRENCKYLHPPTHLKTQLEINGRNNLIQQKTAAAMLAQQMQFMFPGTPLQPVPTFPVGPTIGTNTAISFAPYLTPVTPGVGLVPTEILPTPPVIVPGSPPVSVPSSTATQKLLRTDKLEVCREFQRGNCARGETDCRFAHPADSTMIDTNDNTVTVCMDYIKGRCMREKCKYFHPPAHLQAKIKAAQHQANQAAVAAQAAAAAATVMTQSTAKAMKRPLEATVDLAFPPGVLHPLPKRQALEKSNGASAVFNPSVLHYQQALANAQLQQHAAFIPTVPMMHNATAATVSAATTPATSVPFAATATANQIILK
- the MBNL2 gene encoding muscleblind-like protein 2 isoform X9; this encodes MLAQQMQFMFPGTPLQPVPTFPVGPTIGTNTAISFAPYLTPVTPGVGLVPTEILPTPPVIVPGSPPVSVPSSTATQKLLRTDKLEVCREFQRGNCARGETDCRFAHPADSTMIDTNDNTVTVCMDYIKGRCMREKCKYFHPPAHLQAKIKAAQHQANQAAVAAQAAAAAATVMTQSTAKAMKRPLEATVDLAFPPGVLHPLPKRQALEKSNGASAVFNPSVLHYQQALANAQLQQHAAFIPTGSVLCMTPATSIDNPEIAGRSGTECHEASLRTAKHGYCTYYPVSSSLELPQTAC
- the MBNL2 gene encoding muscleblind-like protein 2 isoform X3; translated protein: MALNVAPVRDTKWLTLEVCRQFQRGTCSRSDEECKFAHPPKSCQVENGRVIACFDSLKGRCTRENCKYLHPPTHLKTQLEINGRNNLIQQKTAAAMLAQQMQFMFPGTPLQPVPTFPVGPTIGTNTAISFAPYLTPVTPGVGLVPTEILPTPPVIVPGSPPVSVPSSTATQKLLRTDKLEVCREFQRGNCARGETDCRFAHPADSTMIDTNDNTVTVCMDYIKGRCMREKCKYFHPPAHLQAKIKAAQHQANQAAVAAQAAAAAATVMTQSTAKAMKRPLEATVDLAFPPGVLHPLPKRQALEKSNGASAVFNPSVLHYQQALANAQLQQHAAFIPTDNPEIAGRSGTECHEASLRTAKHGYCTYYPVSSSLELPQTAC
- the MBNL2 gene encoding muscleblind-like protein 2 isoform X8; this translates as MALNVAPVRDTKWLTLEVCRQFQRGTCSRSDEECKFAHPPKSCQVENGRVIACFDSLKGRCTRENCKYLHPPTHLKTQLEINGRNNLIQQKTAAAMLAQQMQFMFPGTPLQPVPTFPVGPTIGTNTAISFAPYLTPVTPGVGLVPTEILPTPPVIVPGSPPVSVPSSTATQKLLRTDKLEVCREFQRGNCARGETDCRFAHPADSTMIDTNDNTVTVCMDYIKGRCMREKCKYFHPPAHLQAKIKAAQHQANQAAVAAQAAAAAATVMAFPPGVLHPLPKRQALEKSNGASAVFNPSVLHYQQALANAQLQQHAAFIPTVPMMHNATAATVSAATTPATSVPFAATATANQIILK
- the MBNL2 gene encoding muscleblind-like protein 2 isoform X2; the protein is MALNVAPVRDTKWLTLEVCRQFQRGTCSRSDEECKFAHPPKSCQVENGRVIACFDSLKGRCTRENCKYLHPPTHLKTQLEINGRNNLIQQKTAAAMLAQQMQFMFPGTPLQPVPTFPVGPTIGTNTAISFAPYLTPVTPGVGLVPTEILPTPPVIVPGSPPVSVPSSTATQKLLRTDKLEVCREFQRGNCARGETDCRFAHPADSTMIDTNDNTVTVCMDYIKGRCMREKCKYFHPPAHLQAKIKAAQHQANQAAVAAQAAAAAATVMTQSTAKAMKRPLEATVDLAFPPGVLHPLPKRQALEKSNGASAVFNPSVLHYQQALANAQLQQHAAFIPTGSVLCMTPATSIVPMMHNATAATVSAATTPATSVPFAATATANQIILK